One genomic window of Haliotis asinina isolate JCU_RB_2024 chromosome 4, JCU_Hal_asi_v2, whole genome shotgun sequence includes the following:
- the LOC137282675 gene encoding von Willebrand factor D and EGF domain-containing protein-like — protein MWLPGQWNDRTCDLPLHYICIKKVLGVSTVPTEPSTSTATSEVTSDVPGFTKVSTTSSTSTSTSTVTVDESTPGTEHEICPDGWLPFYNETDRCYFLSNTNKSWPDALSDCQRQGADLLSIHNDEENTYVSTSITQERTWIGLNDRSHEGVFRWADGSPATFAHWNAGQPDNMNPDEDCVEINFGQPDQWNDNECIYPLHYICIKKVSATTTVSPTSSTPTATSKVTVDASTSGAEHVPGFSTVSTASSTSTATATATATATSTSTVAVDADPCTNYTTLLEGLRDINLGTNKSSAFLCDDELQPGWYRFSEGEVAISSVHKYHCGTKSTIWMNDKFPSVEDGIADKTFCFNHLDLTPNGCLWSEKVPVKNCRGEFMVYHLPLETILCPMAICTDASIKPCNEYEISASGFPPCTKIPCPPGKTSPSGFQPCRDMYPVITGRTLLTGPEQIDGTYQHTCTFDSADNSTDARFRVKWLMNNIVVETVTLHGGNRTSFFDVNMWTGHVNKNLECSVQSYFENTSFVRSTEFHSNEYFGGIKVEPSPLSFREGVDQTITVIATLPVVCDNATSDSCEVVLETVAPGLFIGGQCQLVLTPSSWDEDAHESRFNLSLGTQVDPAVKPAQTLSISFATMPNNVPGLEYWSSITMPPVKVLNTDTRFSTCVGSGDPHFTSSFNPGIFHELGVTYYNLYHLGDFNFASDTRAQLTVQARMSIYTGTGRAMICAVAVQKGDDVIFIDSCHRSVPSVRANNVITDGSVQVCGSNEYQITTNQGHRISVIAQYSWYTVTIAFPHGVVPLEAFDNKTTYQEVCNPSVRVNGEATFTTGGVIADSTVGYFRVQPDQNLFEGHRVKMVTPSKNSGFYCSCEKGRQSCGRGQKVIDPHVQRGSCRPIVPAQMKQGAMITQSPTVDPANYIPPVHHWPTPSGITEKEAKDRCRTAISKYTHHQCSSLKDLNMDAFVNSCAEDILASDGYAFISSAVHDFKSQCEISITSNINNYNTTANGTLQAPDILAETCPNLCSMHGTCVDGECHCESGTEWQDCSVKTGQPFNITGIEQGALCDKSKDTNCFNPRLLVDNLGDVSSCMVEQAGYLKGRPLEGFEKHPVQFVREHASIVASNLRPIIRNPEFEAMFFKIFLTESTTSKNQTSSISYTIYDGTCQMCENFICYEKLDACTINGRCYKDGHVDRVNGTHTYVCDPATSLDQWTTVPTVWRGHKKPMQ, from the exons ATGTGGCTACCTGGCCAGTGGAACGACCGAACTTGCGACTTACCTTTACATTACATATGCATCAAGAAAG TTCTTGGCGTTTCGACGGTGCCAACAGAACCATCAACATCAACGGCAACGTCAGAAGTGACATCAGATG TTCCTGGTTTTACGAAGgtgtcaacaacatcatcaacatcaacgtcaacgtcaacagtGACGGTAGATG AATCCACACCAGGCACCGAACATG AGATATGTCCTGATGGCTGGCTACCCTTCTACAATGAGACAGACAGGTGCTATTTTCTGAGCAATACGAACAAGTCATGGCCAGATGCTTTATCAGACTGCCAGCGACagggagcagatctcctaagcATCCACAATGACGAAGAGAACACATATGTTTCAA CTTCAATCACTCAAGAACGGACATGGATTGGACTTAACGACAGGAGCCACGAAGGAGTTTTCAGATGGGCTGATGGTTCACCTGCAACTTTTGCCCATTGGAATGCCG GTCAGCCGGACAACATGAATCCGGACGAGGACTGCGTGGAGATCAACTTTGGACAACCTGACCAGTGGAATGACAATGAATGCATTTACCCTCTCCACTACATATGCATCAAGAAAG TTTCTGCCACTACGACGGTGtcaccaacatcatcaacaccaaCGGCAACGTCAAAAGTGACGGTAGATG CATCCACATCAGGCGCTGAACATG TTCCTGGCTTCTCGACGGTGtcaacagcatcatcaacatcaacggCAACGGCAACGGCAACGGCAACggcaacgtcaacgtcaacagtGGCGGTAGATG CGGATCCGTGTACGAACTACACGACACTTCTGGAGGGACTAAGAGATATCAATCTGGGAACAAATAAGTCATCGGCGTTTCTCTGTGATGATGAGCTACAGCCTGGTTGGTACCGATTCTCCGAGGGTGAAGTGGCAATCTCCAGCGTCCACAAGTACCACTGTGGTACCAAGTCAACAATCTGGATGAATGACAAGTTCCCTTCTGTAGAGGACGGCATTGCAGACAAGACGTTTTGTTTCAACCATCTGGACTTGACGCCAAATGGATGTTTGTGGTCAGAAAAGGTGCCCGTAAAGAACTGTAGAGGAGAGTTCATGGTGTATCATCTGCCCTTGGAGACAATTCTCTGCCCCATGGCGATTTGCACAG ATGCGTCCATTAAACCCTGCAATGAATATGAAATATCTGCGAGTGGATTTCCACCTTGTACAA AAATACCGTGTCCACCAGGGAAGACGTCACCATCTGGATTCCAGCCATGTAGAG ATATGTACCCTGTTATTACTGGACGAACTCTACTCACTGGTCCAGAACAAATAGATGGGACATACCAGCACACGTGTACATTTGACAGTGCCGATAATTCTACTGATGCACGATTCCGTGTCAAATGGCTTATGAATAACATCGTTGTTGAGACCGTGACTCTACACGGAGGCAACAGGACTAGCTTCTTCGATGTGAACATGTGGACTGGCCATGTCAATAAGAAT CTTGAATGTTCAGTTCAGTCGTACTTCGAAAACACCTCCTTCGTGCGTAGCACCGAGTTCCACAGCAACGAATATTTTGGGGGAATAAAG GTTGAACCATCACCGCTGAGCTTTCGCGAAGGGGTGGACCAAACCATCACAGTGATCGCGACACTGCCAGTTGTATGTGACAATGCCACAAGTGACTCATGTGAAGttgttctggaaacagttgccCCAG GTTTGTTCATCGGCGGCCAATGTCAGTTAGTGTTGACACCTTCCAGTTGGGACGAAGATGCACACGAATCACGATTTAATCTGAGTCTTGGAACACAAGTAGATCCTGCTGTCAAGCCAGCTCAAACACTGTCAATATCGTTTGCAACCATGCCAAACAACGTACCTGGACTCGAGTACTGGAGCAGTATTACTATGCCGCCAGTCAAG GTACTGAACACGGATACCAGATTCTCTACTTGCGTCGGTTCAGGAGACCCGCATTTCACGTCGTCCTTCAACCCTGGCATTTTCCATGAACTTGG AGTCACATACTACAACCTGTACCATCTTGGCGACTTCAACTTTGCCAGTGACACCAGAGCTCAGCTCACG GTACAAGCTCGTATGTCCATTTATACTGGAACGGGACGTGCTATGATTTGCGCTGTTGCTGTGCAAAAGGGTGATGATGTCATCTTCATCGATAGTTGCCACAGGTCCGTCCCCTCTGTCAGAGCAAACAACGTCATAACTGACGGGTCAGTACAAGTATGCGGCAGCAACGAATACCAG ATTACAACTAATCAAGGGCACAGAATTAGCGTCATTGCGCAATACTCCTGGTACACGGTGACTATAGCCTTCCCACATGGCGTTGTTCCACTGGAGGCGTTTGACAACAAAACGACATATCAGGAAGTCTGCAATCCAAGCGTCAGAGTGAACGGGGAGGCCACGTTCACGACGGGTGGAGTCATTGCAGATTCCACGGTCGGATACTTCAG AGTCCAGCCAGATCAAAATTTGTTCGAAGGCCACCGGGTGAAAATGGTGACACCATCTAAGAACAGTGGTTTCTATTGTTCCTGTGAGAAAGGGAGGCAATCCTGTGGGAGAGGGCAGAAGGTCATAGATCCACATGTGCAG CGTGGATCGTGTCGACCAATAGTTCCGGCACAGATGAAGCAAGGCGCTATGATAACGCAGTCTCCAACTGTCGATCCAGCAA ACTACATTCCACCTGTGCACCACTGGCCAACGCCAAGCGGTATAACGGAGAAGGAGGCTAAGGATAGATGTAGAACAGCCATATCtaaatacacacaccatcagTGTTCTTCGCTGAAAGATCTCAACATGGACGCCTTTGTAAACTCTTGTGCTGAAGACATTCTG GCAAGCGACGGCTATGCATTTATCTCCTCCGCCGTCCATGACTTCAAATCTCAGTGTGAGATATCAATTACAAGCAACATTAACAACTACAACACGACGGCCAACGGGACGCTGCAGGCGCCTGACATTCTCGCGGAGACATGCCCTAACCTGTGTAGCATGCATGGCACATGCGTTGATGGCGAATGCCACTGTGAGTCTGGCACAGAGTGGCAGGATTGCTCCGTGAAGACAGGACAACCATTTAATATTACCGGAATCGAGCA AGGTGCTCTTTGCGATAAATCAAAAGACACCAACTGCTTCAATCCTCGTCTTTTGGTGGACAATCTGGGAGATGTCAGCTCGTGTATGGTTGAACAGGCGGGG TATCTGAAAGGCAGACCTCTAGAAGGATTTGAGAAACATCCGGTACAGTTTGTGAGAGAACACGCTTCCATCGTGGCCAGCAACCTGAGGCCTATTATCAGGAACCCAG AATTTGAAGCgatgtttttcaaaatattcctgACCGAATCAACGACCTCCAAGAACCAAACGTCATCCATCAGCTACACCATATACGACGGAACGTGCCAAATGTGTGAGAATTTCATTTGCTATGAAAAG CTGGATGCGTGTACCATCAATGGACGATGCTACAAAGATGGCCACGTTGACAGGGTCAATGGGACTCACACGTATGTGTGCGACCCTGCCACTTCACTCGACCAGTGGACAACTGTTCCAACAGTCTGGAGGGGACACAAGAAACCGATGCAATGA